From a single Brassica oleracea var. oleracea cultivar TO1000 chromosome C5, BOL, whole genome shotgun sequence genomic region:
- the LOC106294894 gene encoding zinc finger CCCH domain-containing protein 37 isoform X1 — protein MAAHRHQLFTYALQPSLAAASTVSPAPPPPQPLPQPQQSLSLSSLYASSAADRYYPDATFRFLSRDGSEALTNYQATVASSSSSSAMYHHHHLPNAAAASHLAYPPQLIHQEAWPPGVEPPAAAAAAVEPLPPGVKRTSEALYYPTLYGAHNPMGQTEAWYTTDYLTKRLKLESTSHLPVYPQRAGEKDCTHYMQTRTCKFGEGCKFDHPVWVPEGGIPDWKEAPVVPNDEYPERPGEPDCPYYIKTQRCKYGLRCKFNHPKTAAAVTVETPDALPERPSEPPCTFYMKTGKCKFGLTCKFHHPKDIQLPSSSQDNGSTEAVTSEPDVTNNPHVTFAPAAYYNSKGLPARPILQAEVDCPFYLKTGSCKYGATCRYNHPERTAFTPQAAGINYPLVSPTSASVNLGLINSAASLYQTLAQPTVDVYNHANLLQLGALTATYPQRPGQPECDYYMKTGECKFGERCRFHHPADRLNATSKQAPQQPNVKLSLAGYPRREGAQNCPYYMKTGTCKYGATCKFDHPPPGEVMAKTASEAEADAAGGATDTTQ, from the exons ATGGCAGCACATCGTCACCAATTGTTCACATACGCCCTCCAACCTTCTCTCGCCGCCGCCTCCACCGTTTCCCCCGCTCCTCCTCCGCCGCAACCGCTACCGCAACCGCAGCAAAGTCTCTCCCTTTCTTCTCTCTACGCCTCCTCCGCCGCCGACCGCTACTACCCCGACGCCACGTTCCGCTTCTTATCCCGCGACGGATCCGAAGCTTTGACCAACTACCAAGCAACGGTTGCTTCTTCTTCCTCTTCTTCGGCCATGTACCACCACCACCATCTCCCCAACGCGGCGGCGGCGTCGCATTTGGCTTACCCTCCTCAGCTGATTCATCAGGAAGCTTGGCCGCCTGGCGTCGAGCCTCCCGCCGCCGCCGCCGCCGCCGTTGAGCCTCTTCCTCCTGGAGTCAAACGCACCTCTGAAG CGCTCTACTATCCGACTCTCTACGGTGCCCATAATCCAATGGGTCAGACGGAAGCTTGGTATACTACGGACTACTTAACCAAGCGCCTTAAGTTGGAGAGTACGAGCCATTTGCCTGTCTATCCACAGCGGGCAGGGGAGAAGGATTGTACCCACTATATGCAAACAAGAACTTGTAAATTTGGAGAGGGCTGCAAATTTGATCATCCTGTTTGGGTTCCTGAAGGTGGAATCCCAGATTGGAAAGAG GCACCAGTTGTTCCAAACGATGAGTACCCTGAGAGACCAGGTGAACCAGATTGTCCG TATTATATAAAAACACAACGTTGCAAATATGGTCTAAGGTGCAAGTTTAATCATCCCAAAACAGCGGCTGCA GTTACTGTTGAAACTCCAGATGCCTTACCTGAGAGGCCTTCTGAGCCCCCGTGCACT TTCTACATGAAGACTGGAAAATGTAAATTTGGTTTAACATGCAAGTTCCACCACCCAAAAGATATCCAGCTACCATCATCTAGTCAAGATAATGGTAGTACTGAGGCTGTAACCAGTGAACCTGATGTCACCAACAATCCGCATGTGACATTTGCTCCAGCAGCATATTACAACTCGAAGGGACTACCAGCTAGGCCG ATTTTACAGGCTGAAGTAGACTGCCCGTTCTATCTCAAGACCGGAAG CTGCAAGTATGGTGCCACCTGTCGCTACAATCATCCTGAGAGGACTG CATTCACTCCCCAAGCTGCTGGGATAAATTATCCTCTAGTGTCCCCGACCAGTGCGAGTGTAAACCTTGGGTTGATTAACTCAGCTGCCTCCCTCTATCAGACTCTTGCTCAACCCACGGTAGATGTCTACAATCATGCT AACTTGTTGCAGCTAGGAGCGCTTACAGCAACGTATCCCCAAAGACCTGGACAACCAGAATGTGAC TACTACATGAAGACAGGGGAGTGCAAGTTTGGAGAGAGGTGCAGGTTCCATCACCCAGCAGATAGGTTGAACGCAACGAGTAAACAAGCTCCTCAGCAGCCGAATGTGAAGCTGAGTCTTGCAGGGTATCCCAGAAGAGAG GGTGCGCAAAATTGCCCGTATTACATGAAGACGGGGACTTGCAAGTACGGGGCAACATGCAAGTTTGACCATCCTCCTCCAGGCGAAGTTATGGCTAAAACCGCTTCAGAAGCTGAAGCTGATGCTGCTGGTGGAGCGACTGACACGACTCAGTGA
- the LOC106294894 gene encoding zinc finger CCCH domain-containing protein 37 isoform X4 translates to MAAHRHQLFTYALQPSLAAASTVSPAPPPPQPLPQPQQSLSLSSLYASSAADRYYPDATFRFLSRDGSEALTNYQATVASSSSSSAMYHHHHLPNAAAASHLAYPPQLIHQEAWPPGVEPPAAAAAAVEPLPPGVKRTSEALYYPTLYGAHNPMGQTEAWYTTDYLTKRLKLESTSHLPVYPQRAGEKDCTHYMQTRTCKFGEGCKFDHPVWVPEGGIPDWKEAPVVPNDEYPERPGEPDCPYYIKTQRCKYGLRCKFNHPKTAAAVTVETPDALPERPSEPPCTFYMKTGKCKFGLTCKFHHPKDIQLPSSSQDNGSTEAVTSEPDVTNNPHVTFAPAAYYNSKGLPARPAEVDCPFYLKTGSCKYGATCRYNHPERTAFTPQAAGINYPLVSPTSASVNLGLINSAASLYQTLAQPTVDVYNHALGALTATYPQRPGQPECDYYMKTGECKFGERCRFHHPADRLNATSKQAPQQPNVKLSLAGYPRREGAQNCPYYMKTGTCKYGATCKFDHPPPGEVMAKTASEAEADAAGGATDTTQ, encoded by the exons ATGGCAGCACATCGTCACCAATTGTTCACATACGCCCTCCAACCTTCTCTCGCCGCCGCCTCCACCGTTTCCCCCGCTCCTCCTCCGCCGCAACCGCTACCGCAACCGCAGCAAAGTCTCTCCCTTTCTTCTCTCTACGCCTCCTCCGCCGCCGACCGCTACTACCCCGACGCCACGTTCCGCTTCTTATCCCGCGACGGATCCGAAGCTTTGACCAACTACCAAGCAACGGTTGCTTCTTCTTCCTCTTCTTCGGCCATGTACCACCACCACCATCTCCCCAACGCGGCGGCGGCGTCGCATTTGGCTTACCCTCCTCAGCTGATTCATCAGGAAGCTTGGCCGCCTGGCGTCGAGCCTCCCGCCGCCGCCGCCGCCGCCGTTGAGCCTCTTCCTCCTGGAGTCAAACGCACCTCTGAAG CGCTCTACTATCCGACTCTCTACGGTGCCCATAATCCAATGGGTCAGACGGAAGCTTGGTATACTACGGACTACTTAACCAAGCGCCTTAAGTTGGAGAGTACGAGCCATTTGCCTGTCTATCCACAGCGGGCAGGGGAGAAGGATTGTACCCACTATATGCAAACAAGAACTTGTAAATTTGGAGAGGGCTGCAAATTTGATCATCCTGTTTGGGTTCCTGAAGGTGGAATCCCAGATTGGAAAGAG GCACCAGTTGTTCCAAACGATGAGTACCCTGAGAGACCAGGTGAACCAGATTGTCCG TATTATATAAAAACACAACGTTGCAAATATGGTCTAAGGTGCAAGTTTAATCATCCCAAAACAGCGGCTGCA GTTACTGTTGAAACTCCAGATGCCTTACCTGAGAGGCCTTCTGAGCCCCCGTGCACT TTCTACATGAAGACTGGAAAATGTAAATTTGGTTTAACATGCAAGTTCCACCACCCAAAAGATATCCAGCTACCATCATCTAGTCAAGATAATGGTAGTACTGAGGCTGTAACCAGTGAACCTGATGTCACCAACAATCCGCATGTGACATTTGCTCCAGCAGCATATTACAACTCGAAGGGACTACCAGCTAGGCCG GCTGAAGTAGACTGCCCGTTCTATCTCAAGACCGGAAG CTGCAAGTATGGTGCCACCTGTCGCTACAATCATCCTGAGAGGACTG CATTCACTCCCCAAGCTGCTGGGATAAATTATCCTCTAGTGTCCCCGACCAGTGCGAGTGTAAACCTTGGGTTGATTAACTCAGCTGCCTCCCTCTATCAGACTCTTGCTCAACCCACGGTAGATGTCTACAATCATGCT CTAGGAGCGCTTACAGCAACGTATCCCCAAAGACCTGGACAACCAGAATGTGAC TACTACATGAAGACAGGGGAGTGCAAGTTTGGAGAGAGGTGCAGGTTCCATCACCCAGCAGATAGGTTGAACGCAACGAGTAAACAAGCTCCTCAGCAGCCGAATGTGAAGCTGAGTCTTGCAGGGTATCCCAGAAGAGAG GGTGCGCAAAATTGCCCGTATTACATGAAGACGGGGACTTGCAAGTACGGGGCAACATGCAAGTTTGACCATCCTCCTCCAGGCGAAGTTATGGCTAAAACCGCTTCAGAAGCTGAAGCTGATGCTGCTGGTGGAGCGACTGACACGACTCAGTGA